One stretch of Bordetella avium DNA includes these proteins:
- a CDS encoding 3'-5' exonuclease codes for MSYFSAAHRQSRQSDTTSRALTALGSAFVVADLETTGLSAHACEILEFAAVRVDTEGQIASEYSQLVRINGRVPSFIARLTGISQQEVIRDGKPIDEAFRAFCDFVGTTPVFFHNASFDTRFLRATASRCGQAFDNDTHCTLLLARRAWPELRSHKLGMLAEHLGAATPTHRALADVRATVAVALAARARLGH; via the coding sequence TTGTCATATTTCTCCGCAGCTCATCGTCAATCTCGCCAGAGTGATACCACTTCCCGCGCCTTGACCGCCTTGGGCAGCGCCTTTGTCGTCGCTGACCTGGAAACCACCGGTTTATCGGCGCACGCCTGTGAGATCCTCGAGTTCGCTGCAGTGCGGGTCGACACCGAGGGGCAGATTGCCAGCGAGTACAGCCAGCTTGTGCGCATCAACGGCCGGGTGCCTAGCTTTATTGCGCGGCTCACCGGCATTTCTCAGCAGGAGGTCATCCGTGATGGCAAGCCTATTGATGAGGCTTTCCGGGCCTTTTGCGATTTTGTCGGGACGACGCCCGTGTTTTTCCACAATGCGTCCTTTGACACCCGTTTTCTGCGCGCCACGGCCTCGCGCTGTGGGCAAGCCTTCGACAACGACACGCATTGCACACTGTTGCTCGCCCGCCGCGCCTGGCCAGAGTTGCGCTCGCACAAACTCGGCATGCTTGCCGAACACCTGGGGGCTGCCACGCCGACTCACCGGGCCCTGGCCGACGTGCGTGCGACGGTCGCGGTAGCCCTGGCCGCCCGGGCGCGTCTGGGTCATTGA
- a CDS encoding nucleotide pyrophosphohydrolase — protein MSDFENIKQALRRFSAERAWQPFHTPKNLAMALAGEAGELVAIFQWLTEAQSRELDDRQREAVMDEIADVQMYLVALADQLDMDIAQAVERKMRKNAAKYPAGVFRGSARKYNEAPK, from the coding sequence ATGTCAGATTTTGAAAATATCAAACAGGCTTTGCGCCGTTTTAGTGCCGAACGAGCGTGGCAGCCTTTTCATACACCCAAGAATCTGGCGATGGCCCTGGCCGGCGAGGCCGGAGAGCTGGTGGCCATTTTTCAATGGCTGACCGAGGCGCAATCCCGCGAACTGGATGATCGTCAGCGCGAGGCCGTGATGGACGAAATTGCTGATGTGCAGATGTATCTGGTTGCACTGGCCGACCAACTGGACATGGATATCGCCCAGGCGGTCGAGCGCAAAATGCGGAAAAACGCTGCCAAATATCCGGCGGGGGTATTCCGGGGCAGCGCTCGCAAGTACAACGAAGCGCCTAAATGA
- a CDS encoding antibiotic biosynthesis monooxygenase family protein: MIQEIAKIRVKPGHEAAFEAAVQTALPLFARAKGCHGAALHRGIESPQDYALVVQWETLENHMVDFRNSADFQEWRKLVGDHFAAPPQVHHETKVI; encoded by the coding sequence GTGATTCAAGAAATTGCCAAGATCCGTGTCAAACCAGGCCACGAGGCCGCCTTTGAGGCCGCCGTGCAGACGGCCCTGCCTTTGTTCGCACGCGCCAAAGGCTGCCACGGCGCCGCCCTGCATCGCGGAATTGAATCCCCGCAGGATTATGCGCTGGTCGTGCAGTGGGAAACGCTGGAGAACCACATGGTGGACTTCCGTAACTCGGCGGACTTCCAAGAGTGGCGCAAACTGGTGGGCGACCACTTCGCCGCTCCGCCGCAAGTGCACCACGAAACCAAGGTCATTTAG
- a CDS encoding EamA family transporter, which yields MPLPHLLLAVFVVFIWGTNFVVIKWGLADFPPFLFATLRFVLSVLPWLFLVRRPQVSWTSLASVGMLLGVGQFGLLYWAMQGSISPGLASLVIQSQVFFTILIAVVLNGERLRALQYLAMLLAVGGYILVGWHSVADPGAAVTPGGLGLVLAAACCWACANTVVRRVGRVNMGGFIIWSSLFATLPLALLSLLLDGPVQIADALRDATWSGWAATLWQALGNTLLGFGIWNWLLVRHRASQVTPLALLVPVFGMLSAALLLDEPLPGWKLGAAALVLSGLALNVYAGWRSARA from the coding sequence ATGCCATTGCCCCATTTGTTGTTGGCTGTCTTTGTGGTCTTTATCTGGGGGACCAACTTCGTCGTCATCAAATGGGGTTTGGCCGACTTCCCCCCTTTTCTGTTTGCGACGCTGCGCTTTGTGCTGAGCGTGTTGCCCTGGCTGTTCCTCGTGCGCAGGCCGCAGGTCTCGTGGACCTCTCTGGCCTCGGTCGGCATGCTGCTGGGGGTTGGACAGTTCGGCCTGCTTTACTGGGCGATGCAAGGCAGCATTTCGCCGGGTCTGGCGTCCCTGGTCATACAGTCGCAAGTGTTCTTTACTATTCTGATCGCCGTTGTCCTGAACGGTGAGAGGCTGCGCGCGCTGCAATATCTTGCCATGCTGTTAGCGGTCGGCGGTTATATTCTCGTGGGTTGGCACAGCGTGGCCGATCCGGGGGCGGCTGTGACGCCTGGCGGTTTGGGGCTGGTGCTGGCTGCCGCCTGTTGCTGGGCTTGCGCTAACACGGTGGTCCGCCGCGTCGGGCGGGTGAATATGGGGGGCTTCATCATCTGGAGCAGCCTCTTCGCTACGCTGCCCCTAGCCTTGCTGAGTCTGCTGCTCGATGGGCCGGTACAGATCGCGGATGCCTTGCGCGACGCCACTTGGTCGGGCTGGGCCGCAACGCTCTGGCAGGCTTTGGGCAACACGCTATTGGGCTTCGGAATATGGAACTGGCTGTTGGTGCGTCATCGCGCCAGTCAGGTCACGCCTCTTGCTCTGCTTGTGCCCGTATTCGGTATGCTGTCGGCGGCGCTGTTGCTGGATGAGCCGCTGCCTGGCTGGAAACTGGGCGCGGCGGCACTGGTGTTGAGCGGCCTGGCGCTGAATGTTTATGCGGGTTGGCGGAGTGCCCGCGCATGA
- a CDS encoding sulfite exporter TauE/SafE family protein, with protein sequence MTASQHVIFLLAVALATYAQTMTGFAFGLVLLGLASLFALAPLPDMSNTVSILTLINALVAIGRNRPQVDWSLLRPALCSSLIGVALGVAALGFIDSGTSIWLQWLLGLTILGCAFMLVLQARQLKQVSGKPVFVFFGLISGLLGGLFSSAGPPMVYHLYRQPLPLAVIRNSLLVIFAVNSVVRLGLVSAQGSLHLNTLWMSLEAFPVVVLLTWLVRRFASADSIKTVKRMVFVLLIAAGLGLFLPTSQQLLQALF encoded by the coding sequence ATGACCGCAAGCCAGCATGTGATTTTTCTCTTGGCCGTCGCGCTGGCAACCTACGCGCAAACCATGACCGGCTTTGCTTTCGGTTTGGTGCTGCTCGGGCTGGCCAGCCTGTTTGCGCTGGCGCCGCTGCCGGATATGTCGAATACCGTCAGCATTCTCACGCTCATCAATGCGCTGGTCGCGATCGGCCGAAACCGGCCGCAGGTCGATTGGTCTTTGTTGCGTCCGGCCTTGTGCAGCAGCCTGATCGGTGTGGCGCTGGGTGTGGCGGCGCTGGGCTTCATCGATAGCGGCACGTCAATCTGGCTGCAATGGCTGCTGGGCCTGACGATTCTGGGCTGCGCTTTCATGCTGGTCTTGCAGGCCCGCCAATTGAAACAGGTTTCAGGCAAGCCGGTCTTTGTTTTCTTCGGCCTGATCTCCGGCTTGCTGGGAGGCCTCTTTTCCAGCGCCGGACCGCCTATGGTTTACCATCTTTACCGCCAGCCGCTGCCTTTGGCCGTCATTCGTAATTCCTTGCTGGTCATTTTTGCCGTCAATTCTGTCGTGCGCCTGGGGCTGGTGAGCGCGCAGGGCAGTCTGCATCTCAACACCCTGTGGATGAGTCTGGAAGCCTTTCCCGTCGTGGTGTTGTTGACCTGGCTAGTGCGTCGCTTTGCCTCGGCAGACTCGATCAAGACCGTCAAACGTATGGTTTTTGTGCTGCTGATCGCGGCAGGCCTAGGTTTGTTCCTGCCGACCTCGCAGCAACTGCTGCAAGCGCTGTTCTGA
- a CDS encoding DUF3772 domain-containing protein, which translates to MRLFLILSLVLGCTTWAQPPQANVEAALTEARKEIDTLRKGLNEQTDDNELVQRRTAALDIRTQANEAADALAPQLSSVAARLTELGAASPAGKETPDVAAQRAQLEKDSRNLDSQLKLARLLAVDAAQTAEQISALRRTRFQAQLGERSGSPLSAAFWSDLNGELPRDLKQLYELGDEVRERVADTPAWVWTVLVMLAGAVVGLRYWAGQRIMKLTAMRVPAGRLRRSILAMTVVALSTLAPALVAELLVVGLSWNGDISNDTQTLLASLVEIAAAGGFVAGLGYALLSTHRPSWRLVPLPDSVADGLRWLPLTLGVLVVAARLAERLPVLINASLTSTIALNTLVIAVMIVALFAALIYAEHVRRREAPQPRPLWLVAFNTAAWIVLPLSTLALLIGYIALGSFLVRQALWTLAVVASVYLLSALIDDACTTLLGGTHKDEATSPQKRLRGQAAVLLSGMLRLMLILSAIILLLAPFGEAPADLLHRLDLLYQGLQIGEVQIRPGALAQAFLVLALALLSVRLLKHWLASRYLPTTELDPGMQTSAATLFGYAGFVLAIALSLSALGIGLERVAWIASALSVGIGFGLQAVVQNFVSGLILLAERPVKVGDWVSLGGIEGDIQRINVRATEIQMSDRSTVIVPNSEFITKTVRNVTHANPQGVVQIKLPMPLSTDARRVREVMLQVFRDHESILEAPAPDVYLDGIDNGRLVFNAKGYVSSPRNAYSVRSALLFEVLHRLPQAGLDISPPSTMVLQAAPANPAGEPTQQ; encoded by the coding sequence ATGCGTCTGTTTCTGATTCTCTCTCTGGTCTTGGGCTGTACGACCTGGGCGCAGCCGCCGCAGGCCAATGTCGAAGCGGCCTTGACAGAGGCGCGCAAGGAGATCGACACCCTGCGCAAAGGCCTGAATGAGCAGACCGATGACAATGAACTCGTGCAACGTCGCACCGCTGCCCTGGATATCCGCACTCAGGCCAATGAGGCGGCAGATGCCCTGGCGCCCCAGTTGTCGAGCGTCGCGGCCAGGTTGACCGAACTGGGCGCGGCGTCGCCGGCCGGCAAAGAGACGCCCGATGTCGCCGCGCAACGCGCCCAGCTAGAGAAAGACAGCCGCAACCTGGATTCGCAGTTAAAGCTAGCCCGCCTACTGGCCGTTGACGCAGCGCAGACGGCTGAACAGATTTCCGCATTGCGCCGCACGCGGTTCCAGGCACAGCTCGGAGAACGCAGCGGTTCGCCGCTGTCCGCGGCGTTCTGGTCAGATCTCAATGGCGAACTGCCGCGCGATCTGAAGCAACTATACGAGTTAGGCGATGAGGTGCGAGAGAGGGTCGCCGACACGCCCGCCTGGGTATGGACGGTGCTGGTGATGCTGGCTGGCGCAGTCGTCGGCCTGCGTTACTGGGCAGGCCAACGCATCATGAAGCTGACTGCAATGCGCGTGCCCGCCGGACGGCTTCGGCGCTCCATTTTAGCGATGACGGTCGTTGCGCTATCAACGCTGGCCCCCGCACTGGTTGCCGAGCTCTTGGTGGTCGGACTGAGCTGGAATGGGGATATTTCAAATGACACCCAGACACTGCTTGCCAGCCTAGTCGAAATCGCCGCCGCTGGCGGCTTTGTCGCCGGTCTGGGTTACGCCCTGCTTTCGACACACCGCCCATCGTGGCGCCTGGTGCCGCTGCCCGATTCCGTAGCCGACGGCCTGCGCTGGCTGCCTCTCACGCTCGGCGTACTGGTGGTGGCGGCCCGGCTGGCCGAGCGCCTGCCCGTGCTGATCAACGCCAGCCTGACCAGCACGATTGCACTCAACACCCTGGTCATCGCAGTCATGATCGTGGCCCTGTTCGCCGCCCTGATCTATGCCGAACATGTACGCCGCCGGGAGGCGCCGCAACCCCGGCCCCTGTGGCTGGTCGCGTTCAATACGGCGGCCTGGATCGTCCTGCCGCTCAGCACGCTGGCATTACTGATCGGGTATATCGCTTTGGGCAGCTTTTTGGTGCGCCAGGCGCTCTGGACCCTCGCCGTAGTGGCTTCGGTCTATCTGCTATCGGCCTTGATCGATGACGCTTGCACCACGCTACTCGGCGGCACGCACAAAGACGAAGCCACAAGCCCTCAAAAACGCCTGCGCGGGCAGGCTGCGGTGCTGCTTTCAGGCATGCTGCGCTTGATGCTGATCCTGAGCGCGATCATTCTGTTGCTGGCTCCATTTGGCGAGGCTCCTGCCGATCTGCTGCATCGCCTGGATCTGCTTTACCAGGGTCTGCAGATCGGCGAAGTGCAGATCCGGCCTGGCGCGTTGGCGCAGGCCTTCCTGGTTCTGGCGCTGGCTTTGCTATCCGTACGCCTGCTCAAACATTGGCTTGCCAGCCGTTATCTTCCGACGACTGAGCTGGACCCCGGCATGCAGACCTCGGCCGCCACCCTGTTCGGCTATGCGGGTTTCGTTCTGGCTATCGCCCTGTCGCTGTCAGCCCTGGGCATAGGACTGGAGCGTGTGGCCTGGATCGCCAGCGCGCTCTCGGTGGGTATCGGTTTTGGTCTGCAGGCGGTGGTGCAGAATTTTGTCTCCGGGCTGATCCTGCTCGCGGAGCGGCCTGTGAAGGTAGGCGATTGGGTCTCGCTCGGCGGCATCGAGGGCGATATTCAGCGCATTAATGTGCGCGCCACCGAAATCCAGATGAGCGACCGCTCAACAGTCATCGTTCCCAACTCAGAATTCATCACCAAGACGGTGCGCAACGTGACGCACGCCAATCCGCAAGGCGTGGTGCAGATCAAACTGCCCATGCCCTTGTCGACCGATGCGCGGCGGGTACGCGAGGTCATGCTTCAGGTCTTCCGCGACCATGAATCCATTTTGGAGGCCCCCGCCCCCGACGTGTATCTCGACGGCATCGATAATGGCCGCCTGGTGTTCAATGCCAAGGGCTATGTGAGTTCACCGCGCAACGCTTATAGCGTGCGCAGCGCCTTGCTATTCGAAGTGCTGCATCGCCTGCCGCAGGCCGGACTGGACATTTCTCCGCCCAGCACCATGGTGTTGCAAGCCGCCCCGGCAAACCCGGCTGGCGAACCAACACAGCAGTAA
- a CDS encoding LysR family transcriptional regulator: protein MDVRALRYFSETVRCASFTEAARHLFVTQSTVSKMIRQLEEEVGTPLLIRDGHTARPTDTGRIVYERSLQILAAMRQLSAEVKEAADLERGELEVGIPPMINLLFIPVVRQFRERYPRIQLSLREGAGQEVERLVAAGELEVGATVLPVAAGGPLESRRFGLYSLWALGPSNAPWANRTTLPLSALRDVPLLIPTEDFALTRRLRQACESAGFDPRIAAQSAHWDFLAAMASSGLGTAILPEPLVQRLKTRGLSTARLARSGVQWEVGHIWVRDRYLSHAARAWLEICSAVLTPPATLAAQA from the coding sequence ATGGATGTTCGCGCCCTGCGCTATTTTTCGGAGACCGTGCGTTGCGCCAGTTTTACTGAGGCGGCCAGGCATTTGTTCGTAACGCAATCCACCGTCAGCAAGATGATCCGCCAGCTTGAAGAAGAAGTCGGCACCCCTTTGCTGATACGGGACGGCCATACCGCACGGCCGACCGACACCGGCCGCATCGTCTATGAGCGCAGCCTGCAGATTCTGGCCGCAATGCGGCAACTGAGTGCCGAGGTCAAGGAGGCTGCCGACCTGGAGCGCGGCGAATTGGAGGTGGGCATTCCTCCGATGATCAACCTGCTTTTCATTCCCGTGGTGCGGCAATTCCGCGAACGCTATCCGCGAATCCAGCTCAGTCTGCGCGAGGGTGCCGGTCAGGAGGTGGAGCGGCTGGTGGCCGCAGGCGAGCTTGAGGTCGGTGCGACCGTGCTGCCGGTGGCGGCCGGCGGCCCGCTGGAATCGCGACGCTTTGGGCTTTATTCGCTCTGGGCGCTCGGTCCATCCAATGCCCCCTGGGCCAACCGGACCACATTGCCGCTAAGCGCCCTGCGAGACGTCCCTTTATTGATCCCCACCGAGGACTTCGCACTTACGCGCCGCTTGAGACAGGCCTGCGAGTCCGCCGGCTTCGATCCGCGAATCGCCGCGCAAAGCGCGCATTGGGACTTTCTGGCAGCCATGGCCTCATCCGGTCTAGGCACGGCCATCCTGCCCGAACCCTTGGTGCAGCGTTTGAAAACCCGCGGCCTGAGCACAGCCAGGCTGGCGCGATCCGGCGTGCAATGGGAGGTGGGCCATATCTGGGTGCGAGACCGCTATCTATCTCACGCGGCACGGGCCTGGCTGGAGATCTGCTCGGCGGTACTGACCCCGCCAGCAACCCTGGCCGCTCAGGCGTAA
- a CDS encoding acetyl-CoA hydrolase/transferase family protein: MDLDRIRHAGLRSRVTTAQEAAQLIQNGMTVGMSGFTRAGDCKAVPAALAERAAEHPLQITLITGASLGHDTDKLLAQANVLARRMPFQVDTTLRRKINQGEIRFIDQHLSETVEQLRAGHVHPIDVAIIEAAAITEDGGIIPTMSVGNSASFVDQAKVVIIEINQSVPASIEGLHDIYVPAAHGVRAPIPLVSPEQRIGAAAIAVDPEKIAAIVFTRDPDSPSNALPPDDDTAMIAGHIVHFLEAEVAAGRLTRSLLPLQAGIGTIANAVLHGFGQADFEGLTMYSEVLQDSAIALLDSGKLAFASASSITVSETVHQRLLGNIDHYRERLVLRPQEISNAPEIVRRLGIIAINTALEFDIYGNVNSTHVGGTHMMNGIGGSGDFARNAHLAIFVTKSVAKGGDISSVVPMITHVDHNEHDVDILVTECGLADLRGLSPRERAQAIIDNCVHPSYRNALQDYFDRACQHGGQTPHLLEEAFSWHLRHKETGSMQPVAKALRAA; the protein is encoded by the coding sequence ATGGACCTCGATCGTATCCGGCATGCGGGCCTGCGCTCTCGCGTAACGACGGCTCAGGAAGCCGCACAACTGATTCAAAACGGCATGACCGTCGGCATGAGCGGCTTCACGCGTGCGGGCGACTGTAAAGCCGTGCCTGCCGCGCTGGCTGAGCGCGCGGCGGAGCATCCTCTCCAGATTACCCTCATCACCGGCGCATCGCTTGGGCATGACACCGACAAGTTGCTGGCGCAGGCTAATGTGCTGGCTCGCCGGATGCCCTTCCAGGTTGACACCACGTTGCGCCGCAAGATCAATCAGGGAGAGATCCGCTTCATTGACCAGCATTTGTCAGAGACTGTTGAGCAACTTCGAGCCGGCCACGTGCATCCTATCGATGTCGCTATCATCGAGGCGGCGGCCATCACCGAAGACGGCGGCATCATACCTACGATGTCGGTCGGCAACTCGGCTTCCTTTGTCGATCAGGCTAAAGTCGTCATCATCGAAATCAATCAAAGCGTGCCCGCCAGCATTGAAGGCCTGCACGACATCTATGTACCTGCCGCTCACGGCGTCCGGGCGCCCATTCCGCTCGTGAGCCCCGAGCAGCGGATTGGCGCCGCGGCGATTGCGGTCGATCCGGAAAAGATCGCGGCCATCGTATTCACGCGTGACCCGGACAGTCCCTCGAATGCGCTGCCCCCGGATGACGACACTGCCATGATTGCCGGCCATATCGTGCATTTCCTGGAAGCAGAAGTCGCGGCGGGCCGCCTGACTCGTTCGCTACTGCCCCTGCAGGCAGGTATTGGAACCATCGCCAATGCGGTGTTGCATGGCTTCGGGCAGGCTGATTTCGAAGGCTTGACGATGTACTCCGAAGTGCTGCAAGACAGCGCCATTGCCTTACTGGATAGCGGCAAACTGGCTTTTGCCTCGGCTTCGTCCATCACGGTGTCTGAAACCGTGCATCAACGCCTGCTGGGTAACATCGATCATTACCGTGAGCGCCTGGTGCTGCGGCCCCAAGAAATCAGCAATGCGCCCGAGATCGTTCGCCGGCTTGGCATCATCGCCATCAACACCGCCTTGGAGTTCGATATCTATGGCAATGTGAACTCCACCCATGTTGGCGGCACCCATATGATGAACGGCATCGGCGGCTCGGGAGATTTCGCCCGAAATGCCCACCTGGCCATCTTTGTCACCAAGTCCGTGGCCAAGGGGGGCGATATTTCCAGCGTCGTCCCCATGATTACCCATGTGGATCACAACGAGCACGATGTGGACATTCTGGTGACTGAGTGCGGTCTGGCGGATCTTCGGGGTCTGTCGCCTCGCGAGCGGGCGCAAGCCATTATCGACAACTGTGTGCACCCTTCCTACCGGAATGCCTTACAGGATTACTTCGACCGCGCCTGTCAGCATGGCGGGCAAACACCGCATTTGCTGGAAGAAGCGTTCTCCTGGCACCTGCGTCACAAGGAGACCGGCTCGATGCAGCCTGTAGCCAAAGCGCTGCGAGCCGCCTGA
- a CDS encoding YchJ family protein, with translation MKKSPIHTACPCGSGADYTVCCERWQQTPAPDAAHLMRSRYSAYTRNDIDYVLRTWHPDTRPATLETNPPDLKWLGLEVRRHQQQDDNRAIVEFIARYRQAGRAVRMHEISRFEKIDGQWYYLDGEFPA, from the coding sequence GTGAAGAAGTCCCCGATCCACACCGCCTGCCCTTGTGGCAGCGGTGCCGACTACACCGTTTGCTGCGAGCGCTGGCAACAGACTCCCGCACCTGACGCCGCGCATCTCATGCGCTCGCGTTATAGCGCTTACACGCGCAACGATATCGACTACGTGCTTCGAACCTGGCATCCCGATACCCGGCCTGCCACGCTGGAAACCAATCCGCCCGATCTGAAATGGTTAGGGCTCGAAGTACGGCGGCACCAGCAACAGGACGACAATCGAGCCATCGTCGAATTTATCGCTCGTTACCGTCAGGCCGGCCGGGCCGTTCGCATGCATGAAATCAGTCGTTTTGAAAAAATCGACGGCCAATGGTATTACCTGGACGGCGAATTTCCAGCCTGA
- a CDS encoding GNAT family N-acetyltransferase produces the protein MTSITHRTEQARFELIVDGRACVLDYQLRDGVMAILHTGVPAEVGGRSIAGQLTEFALQTARERGWKVRPLCSYAAAFFKRHPEYNDLLR, from the coding sequence ATGACTTCAATTACTCACCGGACCGAGCAAGCCCGTTTTGAACTCATCGTAGACGGGCGTGCCTGCGTGCTGGACTACCAGCTTCGCGATGGCGTCATGGCCATTTTGCATACCGGCGTGCCTGCAGAGGTGGGCGGGCGCAGCATCGCCGGCCAGCTCACCGAATTCGCGCTGCAAACCGCTCGTGAGCGTGGCTGGAAAGTACGCCCGCTCTGCAGCTATGCCGCAGCCTTCTTCAAGCGCCACCCTGAGTACAACGATCTCCTGCGCTAA